One genomic window of Pelagicoccus enzymogenes includes the following:
- the ptsP gene encoding phosphoenolpyruvate--protein phosphotransferase produces the protein MESKDRSEKVFSGIAASPGIAHGQIYILAEREIAVPKYAVAADKLNGEQERLDNAIVETRKQIQKIQEEISDSIGEDEARIFDAHLLVLEDQALIDESIREMRSAGCNVENAIWKVGQRYIEAFDQIDDEYLRERASDIRDVMRRLLSNLTGQQLQHLGEIVKNRILVANDVTPSDSASMDQNGLLGIVTVAGSKTSHAVIVARSLGIPAVVGLGDIFSNIHSDSVVLVDGYDGKVVVNPSEGTLFKYGKLKDKKLSLEKRMIEFTKDASRTRDGSRIDLMANIERAEEAAKAVSLGADGVGLFRSEYLFMNSSRLPTEEEQFEAYQSAVRNMNGLPVTIRTLDLGGDKVMDSSDMPMYRESNPFLGYRAIRFCLDHEKMFLDQLRAILRASAFGKVRIMYPMISGALELSRANQVLEVAKEQLREKGTAFDENVEAGAMIEIPSAAVAADTLVEGSKFFSVGTNDLIQYLLAVDRLNDRVAHLYEPTHPAVVRTLKSIVDAARAGGIGVSICGEVAGDPVMVPLLVGLGVDSLSMSPALLPNVKFVVQNMDMAEAKAIADMALETTDGSVILERLLDFYTSKMDQLY, from the coding sequence ATGGAATCCAAGGACAGGTCTGAAAAAGTTTTCTCGGGAATCGCCGCATCGCCGGGGATCGCTCATGGTCAGATCTACATTCTTGCGGAGAGGGAAATTGCGGTGCCGAAGTACGCGGTGGCTGCCGACAAGCTCAACGGCGAGCAGGAGCGCTTGGACAACGCCATCGTGGAGACTCGCAAGCAGATCCAGAAAATCCAGGAAGAGATCAGCGATTCGATTGGCGAGGACGAGGCCCGGATTTTCGACGCCCATTTGCTGGTATTGGAAGACCAAGCCTTGATCGATGAGTCGATTCGGGAGATGCGGAGCGCCGGGTGTAACGTAGAGAACGCGATTTGGAAGGTTGGCCAGCGCTACATCGAGGCCTTCGACCAAATCGACGACGAGTACCTGCGGGAGCGAGCCAGCGATATCCGCGACGTGATGCGGCGCCTCTTGAGCAATTTGACGGGGCAGCAGCTCCAGCACCTTGGCGAGATCGTCAAGAATCGCATTTTGGTGGCGAACGACGTGACGCCTTCCGACTCGGCTTCCATGGACCAGAACGGCTTGCTGGGCATTGTCACCGTGGCAGGGAGCAAGACCAGTCATGCAGTGATCGTTGCCCGCTCCTTGGGGATTCCAGCGGTCGTGGGACTGGGGGACATTTTTTCAAACATCCACTCGGATTCGGTTGTCTTGGTCGACGGATACGACGGCAAGGTCGTGGTAAACCCGAGCGAAGGCACGCTTTTCAAGTACGGCAAGCTCAAGGACAAGAAGCTCTCGCTCGAGAAGCGCATGATCGAGTTTACCAAGGATGCTTCCCGCACGCGCGACGGCTCTCGGATCGACTTGATGGCAAATATCGAGCGGGCGGAGGAAGCGGCCAAGGCGGTATCTTTGGGAGCAGATGGAGTGGGCTTGTTCCGTTCCGAATATCTTTTCATGAACTCGAGCCGCTTGCCGACCGAGGAGGAGCAGTTCGAAGCCTACCAATCGGCTGTTCGCAACATGAATGGATTGCCGGTCACGATTCGCACTTTGGATCTAGGCGGCGACAAGGTCATGGATTCGTCGGACATGCCGATGTATCGCGAGTCGAACCCATTTCTTGGATACCGGGCGATCCGTTTTTGCCTCGACCACGAGAAAATGTTCCTGGATCAGCTCCGCGCCATTTTGCGTGCCAGCGCGTTTGGCAAGGTGCGCATCATGTATCCAATGATCAGTGGCGCATTGGAGCTCAGTCGAGCTAACCAAGTTCTGGAGGTTGCGAAGGAGCAGCTGCGCGAGAAAGGTACGGCTTTCGACGAGAATGTGGAAGCGGGCGCCATGATCGAGATCCCGAGCGCTGCGGTAGCGGCTGACACGCTGGTGGAAGGTTCGAAATTTTTCAGCGTCGGCACCAACGATTTGATTCAGTACTTGTTGGCGGTGGATCGACTCAACGATCGGGTCGCCCACCTCTACGAGCCGACACACCCAGCAGTCGTTCGCACTCTCAAGTCGATCGTGGACGCGGCGCGCGCGGGAGGTATTGGAGTCAGCATTTGCGGTGAGGTCGCGGGCGATCCCGTGATGGTTCCCTTATTGGTCGGATTGGGCGTGGACAGCCTGAGCATGTCGCCAGCGTTGCTGCCCAACGTTAAGTTTGTGGTGCAGAACATGGACATGGCGGAAGCGAAAGCCATCGCCGACATGGCCTTGGAAACGACCGATGGCTCGGTCATACTTGAACGCTTGCTGGACTTCTACACCTCCAAGATGGATCAGCTCTACTAG
- a CDS encoding ArsR/SmtB family transcription factor produces MKPAWDTLKTLADPTRLRILNLLSRDELSVAELQEALGMAQSRISSQLAVLRQSELVADRREGKKSFYSLSPDIPATEAALLKAALAAAADSPETQDDVANLDHVIAKRRRQAEEYFNLIAGRLGKNYCPGRSWEGIGHFLLYLVPKIRVVDLGAGEGLISQLLARHAEHVYCVDSSPRMVEVGSELAKRNKLDNLEYIHGDIEDTSLPDQSVHLALLSQALHHALRPEKAIAEAFRLLKPGGRLVILDLKEHTFEKAHELYADRWLGFPENKLHHWLKAAGFENVEVTAVAKEEVEPQFETLLASGVRPKD; encoded by the coding sequence ATGAAACCTGCCTGGGATACTCTCAAGACCCTTGCCGACCCGACCCGCCTCCGAATCCTTAACTTGCTCTCGCGCGACGAACTCTCCGTTGCCGAGCTCCAGGAAGCGCTTGGCATGGCCCAGTCTCGCATCTCATCCCAGCTGGCAGTCCTCCGCCAATCCGAGTTGGTTGCGGATCGCCGCGAAGGCAAAAAGTCCTTCTACTCCCTCTCTCCCGACATTCCCGCCACCGAAGCGGCCTTGCTGAAAGCAGCCTTGGCCGCTGCCGCCGACTCGCCCGAAACTCAAGACGACGTGGCGAACCTTGACCACGTCATCGCGAAACGTCGCCGTCAGGCCGAAGAGTACTTCAACCTCATCGCCGGGCGTCTCGGCAAAAACTATTGTCCCGGCCGCTCGTGGGAAGGCATCGGTCACTTCCTCCTCTACCTCGTTCCCAAAATCCGCGTGGTCGACCTCGGCGCCGGCGAAGGTCTCATCTCCCAACTGCTTGCCCGCCATGCTGAGCACGTCTACTGCGTAGACAGTTCGCCCCGCATGGTCGAGGTCGGCTCCGAGCTCGCGAAGCGTAACAAGCTCGACAACCTCGAGTACATCCATGGCGACATCGAGGACACCTCCTTGCCCGACCAGTCCGTCCACCTCGCCTTGCTCAGCCAAGCCTTGCACCACGCCCTGCGTCCCGAAAAAGCGATCGCCGAAGCCTTCCGTCTCCTGAAGCCAGGCGGGCGACTCGTCATTCTCGACCTCAAGGAACACACGTTCGAAAAAGCGCACGAGCTCTACGCAGACCGTTGGCTCGGCTTTCCCGAGAACAAGCTGCACCACTGGCTCAAGGCTGCAGGCTTCGAAAACGTGGAAGTCACTGCTGTCGCCAAAGAAGAGGTGGAACCCCAATTCGAAACTCTCCTAGCCAGCGGCGTCCGCCCCAAAGATTAG
- a CDS encoding GreA/GreB family elongation factor: protein MNEEAVLEIISRKPELKAAKAKLEAMQPGNYCIHQSWGFGQIKDYDAPENKLIIDFEGKEGHRMDPGFCVNTMQVLLPDHVLVQKELEPAAVEELIAKEPAQLIVNLLKQYPNNAASTAEIESVLARVIGPIKYKKWWTATKKLLAKDPRISVPARKTGMYVLRDEPVTLEEELIEDYNSTQSAKRRVAIAEALLDTVGDKLEEHRDQLGLILHTLATAVRESNQLTSAEKLKGAWIRNDIARLLEIDVETFEPSVVQILSDIDGLDQLIDELPTNSQGRALKAIKASHPADWKEICFSLLKNSSGKFTTDSVNFLVENGFADEIKETFVRWQTEQNLKEPVLLWIVKNRGSKKYSDLVHDMIQPRLLNSIFFAIDYEALQSSTSRRIPLADILSDDKELIPDLLATADAETARDLANNLLLNQGFEELTKKSLLARFIKLFPGVQSLLESDETQESQGLMVSKESYERAVAEFDEIVTKKIPENSQAIAEARELGDLKENSEYKMAKQDQQVLMSRRNLLEADIKRAQITDFTSATTETVGIGNIVTLKDSDGNEVTYTLLGAWDGDPDNMIISYLTPLGKSMLGKRIGDEITVTVDSNESKLTITDITRYIDAK, encoded by the coding sequence ATGAACGAAGAAGCCGTATTGGAAATCATTTCGAGAAAGCCGGAGCTGAAGGCAGCGAAGGCCAAACTGGAGGCTATGCAGCCGGGCAACTACTGCATCCACCAAAGCTGGGGATTCGGCCAGATAAAAGACTACGATGCGCCAGAAAATAAGCTGATCATCGATTTCGAAGGTAAGGAAGGCCACCGCATGGACCCAGGTTTCTGCGTGAACACCATGCAAGTCCTCCTCCCGGACCACGTTCTCGTGCAAAAGGAACTCGAGCCCGCAGCCGTCGAAGAGCTCATCGCCAAGGAGCCAGCCCAGCTCATCGTCAACCTCCTCAAGCAGTACCCCAACAACGCCGCCAGCACCGCGGAAATCGAAAGCGTGCTCGCTCGCGTCATCGGCCCTATTAAATACAAGAAGTGGTGGACGGCGACCAAGAAGCTTCTCGCCAAGGACCCTCGCATCTCCGTTCCCGCCCGCAAAACCGGCATGTACGTCCTGCGCGACGAGCCCGTTACTCTAGAGGAAGAGCTCATCGAGGACTACAACTCCACCCAGTCCGCCAAGCGTCGCGTCGCGATCGCCGAAGCGCTGCTCGACACCGTCGGCGACAAGCTCGAAGAGCACCGCGACCAACTCGGACTCATCCTCCACACTCTCGCAACCGCCGTTCGCGAGTCCAACCAGCTCACTTCCGCAGAAAAGCTCAAGGGCGCCTGGATCCGCAACGACATCGCTCGCCTCCTCGAAATCGACGTGGAAACCTTCGAGCCTTCCGTCGTGCAAATCCTCTCCGACATCGACGGCCTCGACCAGCTCATCGACGAGCTGCCCACCAATTCCCAAGGCCGCGCCCTCAAGGCGATCAAGGCTTCCCACCCTGCCGACTGGAAGGAAATCTGTTTCTCCCTCCTCAAGAACAGTTCCGGCAAGTTCACCACCGACAGCGTCAACTTCCTCGTTGAGAATGGCTTCGCCGACGAGATCAAGGAAACCTTCGTCCGCTGGCAGACCGAGCAAAACCTCAAGGAGCCCGTTCTCCTCTGGATCGTTAAGAACCGCGGCTCCAAGAAGTACTCGGACCTCGTGCACGACATGATCCAGCCGCGCTTGCTCAACTCCATCTTCTTCGCGATCGACTACGAAGCGCTGCAATCCTCCACTTCCCGCCGCATCCCGCTGGCCGACATCCTCAGCGACGACAAGGAACTCATCCCCGACCTCCTCGCCACAGCCGACGCGGAAACCGCTCGCGACCTCGCGAACAACCTTCTGCTCAACCAAGGCTTCGAGGAGCTCACCAAGAAGTCGTTGCTCGCACGCTTCATCAAGCTCTTCCCAGGCGTCCAGTCCCTGCTCGAGTCCGACGAAACTCAAGAGAGCCAAGGCCTCATGGTTTCCAAGGAAAGCTACGAGCGGGCCGTGGCGGAATTCGACGAGATCGTCACCAAGAAGATCCCGGAAAACTCCCAAGCCATCGCGGAAGCTCGCGAGCTGGGCGACCTCAAGGAAAACTCCGAGTACAAGATGGCCAAGCAGGACCAGCAGGTTCTCATGTCCCGCCGCAACCTTCTCGAAGCCGACATCAAGCGCGCCCAGATCACCGACTTCACTTCGGCTACGACCGAAACCGTTGGTATCGGAAATATCGTTACGCTCAAGGACTCGGACGGCAACGAAGTCACCTACACCTTGCTCGGCGCATGGGACGGCGATCCAGACAACATGATCATCTCCTACCTCACGCCACTGGGTAAGAGCATGCTCGGAAAGCGTATCGGCGACGAAATCACCGTCACCGTCGACTCCAACGAAAGCAAACTCACCATCACGGACATCACTCGCTACATCGACGCGAAGTAG